From the Montipora capricornis isolate CH-2021 chromosome 2, ASM3666992v2, whole genome shotgun sequence genome, one window contains:
- the LOC138038090 gene encoding intelectin-1-like, whose protein sequence is MNCKDLKLKVPSATSGVYWIDPDAGSLGNAFQAYCDQQTDGGGWTLVWSYTFTAYSSFTSGANAVIPRPTWKASQANTRVSTTVPLSETHYDAMNFALWRVIGKETLIKSNINNWIVCKEGSGSIVMQKAGSVNCKLVKQVSQQCAGVVPKLFTLHSYGPYLASSRAYYYFDSNTRGNWPTHDPCGRNQGNQLKGVANPHGNIFFR, encoded by the coding sequence ATGAATTGCAAGGATCTTAAGCTTAAAGTGCCTTCTGCCACTTCAGGCGTTTATTGGATTGACCCAGATGCTGGCTCTCTTGGTAACGCTTTCCAAGCCTATTGCGATCAGCAGACGGATGGTGGGGGCTGGACTCTAGTTTGGAGTTACACCTTTACAGCTTACTCAAGTTTTACGAGCGGAGCGAACGCTGTAATTCCTCGTCCCACCTGGAAGGCCAGCCAGGCTAACACTCGAGTGTCTACAACAGTTCCATTGAGCGAGACCCATTACGATGCCATGAACTTTGCTTTATGGCGCGTTATTGGTAAAGAAACTTTGATCAAAAGCAACATTAATAACTGGATCGTTTGCAAGGAAGGCAGTGGCAGCATTGTGATGCAGAAGGCGGGATCAGTCAACTGTAAACTGGTTAAACAGGTCTCACAGCAATGCGCAGGAGTGGTTCCAAAATTATTTACACTTCATAGCTACGGGCCTTATCTCGCCAGCAGCCGCGCTTACTACTACTTTGATAGTAATACACGCGGTAATTGGCCTACGCATGATCCCTGCGGTAGAAATCAAGGAAATCAGTTGAAAGGTGTGGCTAATCCACATGGCAATATATTCTTTCGTTAA
- the LOC138025725 gene encoding high-affinity choline transporter 1-like, whose amino-acid sequence MADVNIVGLVAIIVFYLLILIVGLWAARRRKEGEEEAMLAGRSIGIFVGTFTMTATWVGGGYINGTAEVVYDKDLGLVWTQAPWGYALSLVIGGLAFAKIMRKKEYFTMLDPFQEKYGLRMGGLLYIPALMGEIFWSAAILSALGATISVVIDLDRIPSVIASACIAIFYTLIGGLYSVAYTDVIQLICIFLGLWISIPFALTNSAVSSIAENSGQRWVGEWSTKYVGVWLDFALLLIFGGVPWQVYFQRVLSCKTARKAQGLSLAAAFGCVIMAIPAVLIGAIGASADWRRRDFFKPSGNATNQTVTFEKSLVLPMVLQYLTPTAVSFVGLGAVSAAVMSSADSSILSAASMFSRNIYKLIFRQKASEKEVVWVMRIAIFGVGAAATAMALLVDSIYTLWALCSDLVYVILFPQLCCVVYLKGTNTYGSFLGYVVGIVLRFGGGEKAISLPLFIKYPFYDEEADEQLFPFRTLAMIASFVTIVVVSYSLRFLFHKGVLSSSLDFLHCFKEYDLVGPEKRLQRNENHPMTKLGRKRSSKL is encoded by the exons ATGGCGGACGTTAACATTGTTGGCCTCGTTGCGATCATTGTGTTTTATCTCCTGATTCTAATTGTCGGTTTGTGGGCGGCTCGTCGTCGCAAGGAAGGCGAAGAAGAGGCCATGTTAGCAGGAAGAAGCATTGGAATATTTGTTGGCACCTTCACTATGACAG CAACATGGGTTGGTGGTGGTTACATTAATGGCACTGCAGAAGTTGTCTACGACAAGGACTTGGGCTTGGTCTGGACCCAGGCCCCTTGGGGCTACGCTCTAAGTCTTGTCATAG GCGGATTGGCCTTCGCTAAAATCATGCGTAAAAAGGAATACTTCACAATGCTGGATCCCTTTCAAGAAAAGTACGGTCTGCGCATGGGCGGACTGCTGTATATCCCTGCATTGATGGGTGAAATATTTTGGTCAGCGGCTATTTTATCGGCTCTCGGCGCGACAATTAGTGTCGTAATTGACTTGGATCGCATTCCTTCCGTCATCGCTTCCGCCTGCATCGCTATTTTCTATACTTTGATTGGTGGACTCTATTCTGTGGCTTACACCGATGTTATTCAACTTATCTGCATCTTTTTAGGTCTG TGGATAAGCATTCCATTTGCCTTGACAAACTCAGCAGTCAGTAGTATTGCGGAAAATTCTGGTCAACGATGGGTTGGAGAGTGGTCCACGAAGTATGTTGGTGTATGGCTGGACTTCGCGCTCTTATTA ATTTTTGGCGGTGTTCCGTGGCAAGTTTACTTCCAGCGTGTGTTGTCATGTAAGACAGCTCGAAAGGCGCAAGGACTGTCCTTGGCAGCAGCGTTTGGTTGTGTCATAATGGCCATCCCAGCAGTCCTTATTGGGGCTATTGGAGCTTCGGCAG ACTGGAGAAGGAGAGACTTCTTCAAGCCATCTGGAAACGCTACCAACCAGACCGTGACATTTGAAAAGTCATTAGTTCTTCCCATGGTGCTTCAGTACCTTACACCAACAGCAGTATCATTTGTGGGCCTCGGCGCTGTATCTGCAGCCGTCATGTCATCCGCTGACTCCAGTATTTTGTCTGCAGCCTCAATGTTTTCACGAAATATTTACAAACTAATTTTCAGACAGAAG GCGTCTGAAAAGGAAGTGGTATGGGTCATGCGCATTGCTATATTTGGAGTTGGCGCAGCTGCCACCGCCATGGCCCTATTAGTGGATTCAATTTACACCCTCTGGGCGCTTTGCAGTGATTTGGTGTATGTCATCCTGTTCCCGCAACTCTGCTGTGTCGTTTACCTTAAAGGCACCAATACTTATGGATCCTTTTTGGGTTATGTGGTGGGAATTGTGCTTCGCTTCGGAGGAGGAGAGAAAGCAATCAGTCTTCCACTGTTTATTAAATATCCATTTTACGACGAGGAGGCCGACGAACAACTCTTTCCGTTCCGTACGCTGGCCATGATCGCGTCATTCGTTACTATTGTCGTTGTCTCTTACTCGCTTAGATTTTTGTTTCACAAGGGAGTTTTATCATCAAGTCTCGATTTCTTGCATTGCTTTAAGGAATACGATTTGGTGGGACCAGAGAAACGGTTACAGAGAAATGAAAACCATCCTATGACGAAATTGGGAAGAAAAAGGAGCTCTAAACTCTAA
- the LOC138037468 gene encoding uncharacterized protein — MAENQSTSRTQWSSRQTTRLKWTTQMNSDLLECKVKAKEMVASQNPPRHENGRKKGYMVIMKELWSERGYSDLGLSCQNLRDQAARLEKTFGNVQGTILKNTGGEKRQFVEHGEGENLLFEDQDSNIEAEQSNAENLHTYLEPEDPKSPVLTPMDLNPCAYEILEGATSILTSISPIIGEFGRRNIDTRIKQRPTRTDVKNINAAIDVLMRREVEHSMDPTTNPFGYLWMANCILYSVVAAFLVNKGWKKESGIKLQTKRKTTGQTIKEAFLTQATELRKRISIATAELDRIKKNKKITKRGKRNRTMLERECGKVSAASLVAYIERKKSELRKAKGSFIRKQKQEEIRSLNSKFYVDPGSVYDHFNEIIKSDPENNKPRYMKSTGERSEEQQGICEDITDASSYWKDLWEQPSIATNSDATWLEDVRCAFAELVPVPPQEGFELDTVKCAYVIKKKRNWSAPGPDRIVNFWWKRAESLHKGIEESFQAAVVGDEEFPEWFTGGKTSLLPKPGEFSSQNQRPITCLNNQYKWFTSCLLPPMDKHLKEYDLLEGEQRGAKPRCSGTTDNLLVDRMVCHDSRNSRKNVSMAWIDVRKAFDSVSHEWLLEMMFLHKFPSWLCNTIKRLCQSWNTKITVRTRQGMETSDVIHFNKGLPQGDALCPRLFTLCLNPVSWKLKASEGYKPSKPINGKITHLLYIDDMKIYATSESKLDRVLKTTKLAMADIGLEFNEKKCAIAHVKRGVLDSRPNSTHVGESQIIESLKEGENYKFLGVLENSKQEDTLVLWGASKLFLQRLSVVWSSPLSDYHKVVASNQYALPVLMYPMWTQSWPIVELQQLHHKSRKILKENGGYHPMGTTDLLYLPRKFGGRGLKSVESTYKNIKVKTAIKLYANEDPTMRMVREFEEKCERTGRRSLKKDTERYALERGLYLKLNYPCPTANTEEGEELPGEKVGVMMRIKEEESRTEEVRQQKWQGKLIEARWDDADVTGCFSWLCRWKTAPTHTVAGVYELYQQLLPTKIYQQYKTKTSNNTDVKCRMCGKAMESVPHVLSGCSILAQSKYKTRHDAALKVLFFDLLCDMGLIESAPSWCSPETPKPEYKNDRASAFWDVPVYAEKTEVRANRIDARVVDKQKKKVLLLEMSCPWIANRKQKEEEKTSKYAPLRWEICQQYPHYKIAQYNIIIDVLGGVSRKTLDSITELVGARADKILLDMQKAVISSTLNIARSFKVLTA; from the coding sequence ATGGCCGAAAACCAGTCAACATCAAGAACTCAATGGAGCTCAAGGCAGACAACTCGTCTGAAATGGACTACGCAGATGAACAGCGACCTCCTTGAGTGCAAAGTTAAAGCTAAGGAAATGGTAGCATCGCAAAACCCGCCGAGACACGAAAACGGGAGGAAGAAAGGTTATATGGTTATAATGAAAGAGCTTTGGAGCGAGCGTGGATATTCAGATCTGGGACTCTCATGTCAAAATCTCAGGGATCAGGCGGCGAGATTGGAAAAAACATTCGGGAATGTACAAGGAACGATATTAAAGAACACTGGGGGCGAGAAGCGACAATTTGTTGAACATGGGGAAGGAGAAAATTTGTTATTCGAAGACCAAGATTCAAATATTGAAGCTGAACAAAGTAACGCCGAGAATTTGCATACGTACTTAGAACCCGAAGATCCCAAGAGTCCTGTTTTGACACCAATGGACCTTAACCCTTGTGCGTACGAGATCCTGGAAGGTGCAACATCAATACTTACCTCAATCAGCCCAATTATTGGTGAATTTGGACGCCGAAATATCGACACGAGAATAAAACAAAGGCCCACCAGGACGGACGTTAAGAACATCAACGCCGCTATTGATGTGCTGATGAGGCGTGAAGTCGAACATTCCATGGACCCAACTACCAATCCCTTTGGGTATTTATGGATGGCCAATTGTATTCTTTATTCGGTCGTCGCGGCATTTTTGGTAAACAAAGGATGGAAAAAAGAAAGCGGAATCAAACTTCAgacgaaaaggaaaacaactggTCAAACGATAAAAGAAGCATTTCTTACACAAGCCACTGAATTAAGGAAGAGAATCTCCATAGCTACTGCGGAGCTGGAtagaataaaaaagaacaaaaagatcacAAAAAGAGGGAAGAGAAACAGAACGATGTTGGAGAGGGAATGTGGTAAAGTGTCAGCGGCCAGTCTAGTGGCATACATAGAGCGGAAAAAATCAGAACTTAGGAAAGCGAAGGGAAGTTTCATTCGGAAGCAGAAACAAGAGGAAATAAGATCATTGAACAGCAAGTTCTATGTAGATCCAGGCAGCGTTTATGATCACTTCAATGAGATCATAAAAAGCGATCCAGAAAATAACAAGCCAAGATACATGAAGTCAACTGGTGAGAGGAGTGAAGAACAGCAGGGTATTTGTGAGGACATCACAGACGCCAGCAGCTACTGGAAAGATCTTTGGGAGCAGCCTAGTATTGCCACCAACTCTGACGCCACTTGGCTAGAAGATGTCCGGTGTGCGTTCGCcgaactcgtcccagtcccccCACAGGAGGGTTTTGAACTTGACACAGTCAAGTGCGCTTATGTCATCAAAAAGAAGCGCAACTGGAGTGCCCCCGGCCCAGATCGAATAGTGAACTTCTGGTGGAAAAGGGCGGAGTCATTACATAAAGGGATCGAAGAAAGTTTCCAGGCCGCCGTGGTAGGAGATGAGGAATTCCCGGAATGGTTTACAGGAGGGAAAACAAGTTTACTACCGAAGCCGGGTGAGTTCTCCAGCCAAAACCAAAGGCCTATTACATGTCTTAATAACCAGTACAAGTGGTTCACCTCGTGTTTACTCCCTCCAATGGATAAGCACCTTAAGGAGTACGATCTGCTAGAAGGAGAACAAAGGGGAGCAAAGCCGAGGTGCAGTGGGACAACAGACAACCTATTGGTCGACAGAATGGTTTGTCATGATAGCAGAAACAGCAGGAAGAATGTGAGTATGGCTTGGATTGACGTgagaaaggcctttgacagcgTGAGCCACGAGTGGTTGCTAGAGATGATGTTCCTACACAAATTTCCATCTTGGttatgtaatacaataaagagGCTATGTCAGAGCTGGAACACGAAGATAACAGTTAGAACAAGACAAGGAATGGAAACATCTGACGTCATCCACTTTAACAAGGGGCTCCCACAGGGTGACGCTCTGTGCCCGAGGCTTTTTACGTTGTGTCTCAATCCTGTATCGTGGAAGTTGAAGGCCTCTGAAGGGTACAAACCATCGAAGCCCATAAATGGGAAAATCACCCATCTTTTGTACATCGATGATATGAAGATCTACGCGACATCGGAGAGCAAACTCGACAGAGTCCTTAAGACAACCAAGCTAGCTATGGCAGATATAGGGCTGGAATTTAATGAGAAGAAGTGCGCTATTGCCCACGTAAAGAGAGGAGTCTTGGATAGCCGCCCTAACAGTACGCATGTCGGAGAGTCTCAGATCATAGAAAGTTTAAAGGAAGGAGAGAACTATAAGTTCTTAGGAGTTCTTGAAAATTCCAAGCAGGAGGACACCTTGGTCCTATGGGGTGCGTCAAAACTTTTCCTTCAAAGACTCTCTGTAGTATGGTCGAGCCCGTTGTCGGATTACCATAAAGTTGTAGCATCAAACCAGTACGCGCTACCAGTACTAATGTACCCCATGTGGACTCAGAGCTGGCCCATTGTGGAGCTTCAGCAATTACACCACAAGAGCCGTAAGATCCTGAAAGAGAACGGCGGTTATCACCCCATGGGAACAACGGATTTACTTTACCTACCCAGAAAGTTCGGAGGTAGAGGTCTCAAGTCAGTAGAGTCAACGTACAAGAATATCAAGGTGAAGACTGCAATTAAACTGTATGCAAATGAAGATCCAACTATGCGCATGGTACGAGAGTTCGAGGAAAAGTGCGAAAGAACTGGAAGACGATCTTTGAAGAAAGATACCGAGAGATATGCTTTGGAAAGAGGACTGTACCTGAAGTTAAACTACCCGTGCCCAACTGCTAACACCGAAGAAGGAGAAGAGCTACCTGGAGAGAAAGTCGGGGTTATGATGAGGATTAAGGAAGAAGAAAGTAGAACTGAGGAGGTACGCCAACAGAAATGGCAAGGAAAGTTGATTGAAGCAAGATGGGATGACGCAGATGTGACTGGCTGTTTCAGTTGGCTATGCCGCTGGAAAACTGCGCCCACGCACACAGTGGCTGGAGTTTACGAACTATACCAACAGCTACTCCCCACTAAGATTTACCAACAGTACAAGACGAAGACAAGCAACAACACAGACGTCAAGTGTCGTATGTGCGGAAAAGCTATGGAGAGCGTCCCTCatgttttgagtggatgtagcaTACTAGCGCAGAGCAAGTACAAGACCAGGCACGACGCAGCCCTTAAAGTCCTTTTCTTCGATCTGCTCTGTGATATGGGATTAATAGAAAGTGCGCCATCTTGGTGTTCGCCTGAAACACCAAAACCAGAGTACAAGAATGATCGAGCCAGCGCCTTCTGGGATGTGCCAGTGTATGCAGAGAAGACGGAAGTAAGAGCAAATCGGATTGATGCAAGAGTTGTGGATAAGCAGAAGAAGAAGGTGCTATTATTAGAGATGAGTTGCCCGTGGATAGCAAACAGGAAACagaaggaagaagagaaaacctcGAAGTACGCACCGCTCAGATGGGAGATCTGTCAGCAGTACCCACACTATAAGATTGCACAGtacaacatcatcatcgatgtGCTCGGTGGTGTATCAAGAAAGACACTAGACAGTATTACAGAGCTTGTAGGTGCCAGGGCAGATAAGATCTTATTGGATATGCAAAAGGCAGTCATCTCAAGTACCCTTAACATTGCACGgagtttcaaagttctcacagcGTAG
- the LOC138038091 gene encoding uncharacterized protein has product MLFFSLWCFLLISSPFSIRGSEKRYKVLEMDLKGNMYFHWNFLFCKDDIIKRLVNGTYNLVRSTSQWGLSKDLPAMNCKDLKLKVPSATSGVYWIDPDAGSLGNAFQAYCDQQTDGGGWTLVWSYTFTAYSSFSSGANAVTPRPTWKASSANTRVSTTVPLSEIQYDAMNFALWRVIGKETLIKSNINNWIVCKEGSGSIVMQKAGSVNCKLVKQVSQQCSGVVPKLFTLHSYGPYLSSSSLYYFFDGFTGSGWPTHDPCGRNQANQLKSVANPHGNIFVR; this is encoded by the exons atgttgtttttttctctttggtgTTTCTTGCTCATCAGCTCACCTTTCTCGATCAGAGG TTCTGAGAAGAGGTACAAAGTGCTGGAGATGGACCTCAAAGGAAATATGTACTTCCACTGGAATTTCTTGTTCTGTAAGGATGACATCATAAAACGACTGGTTAACGGAACGTACAATTTGGTACGCTCAACGTCCCAGTGGG GTTTGTCTAAGGATCTTCCAGCGATGAATTGCAAGGACCTTAAGCTTAAAGTGCCTTCTGCCACTTCAGGCGTTTATTGGATTGACCCAGATGCTGGCTCTCTTGGTAACGCTTTCCAAGCCTACTGCGATCAGCAGACGGACGGTGGGGGCTGGACTCTAGTTTGGAGTTACACCTTTACAGCTTACTCAAGTTTTTCGAGCGGAGCGAACGCTGTAACTCCGCGTCCCACCTGGAAGGCCAGCAGTGCTAACACTCGAGTGTCTACAACAGTTCCATTGAGCGAGATCCAGTACGATGCCATGAACTTTGCTTTATGGCGCGTTATTGGTAAAGAAACCTTGATCAAAAGCAACATTAACAACTGGATCGTTTGCAAGGAAGGCAGTGGCAGCATTGTGATGCAGAAGGCGGGATCAGTCAACTGTAAACTGGTTAAACAGGTCTCACAGCAATGCTCAGGAGTGGTTCCAAAATTATTTACACTTCATAGCTATGGGCCTTATCTCTCCAGCAGCAGCCTTTACTATTTCTTTGATGGTTTTACAGGCAGTGGTTGGCCTACGCATGATCCTTGTGGTAGAAATCAAGCAAATCAGTTAAAAAGTGTGGCTAATCCACATGGCAATATTTTCGTTCGTTAA